The DNA sequence GAAACGGATGCTAATCCAAGACACAAGATCcctgtagaagcagatttccTTTTTGCCTACTCCACTGTGCCTGGTAAGcagactttcttttcttttttttgttttttcttttcagactagggctgggcgatatggaccaaaagtcatatctcgatattttctagctgaatggcgatactcgatatatatcgatattttttctgtgccataattggggtttcccccaaagcattatagcatagcatctctgttagcttcatttttttctgaggcaaacccttaaaaaaacagtcagttttaatacaaagcctcgtgccaaatgtcacacagtaacctttattaacagaggtctgcacaatatcaaaatgtataaaacaaatgaaataaaaataaactgcctgcatatatatagaataaaaatgcttcttgaataaaataaaacaaatatccctttcctgcataacaatgaaattaaaatacactgtgcaattaatacaatgtagacagtaacaggcagacctttccactgaggttgacagttgtgcaaataacaaaacatttgtgcaaatctcaaataaaacattcaagtcaatttgtcacaaaataagctatatcaaaatcataaaaaaaaaataaaataaaaaaaattgaaatcgatataaacgatattgtctcgtaccatatcgcgtttgaaaatatatcgatatatattaaaatctcgatatatcgcccagccctatttcagACCGATTAATTTTTGAGAGTAATGTTGGGTTATGTAATCTACCTGTACACTTTCACAAAAGACTCCTGATGGTTTTCCAGGTTATTACTCGTGGAGGAACCCTGGCCGTGGATCTTGGTTCGTCCAGGCGCTCTGCAACGTCCTCAACGAATTCGGCAAGCAGCTGGAGATAATGCAGATCCTGACACGTGTCAACTACATGGTGGCCACTAGCTTTGAGTCTTGGTCTGAAGACCCGCGCTTCAGTGAGAAGAAGCAGATTCCCTGCGTGGTCTCCATGCTGACGAAAGAACTGTATTTCAACTGACCGCCCACCTGGACTACACGACGCAGACTCCCCGACGGACCGACCACACCGACTTGACTAAACTGATAACTCATCATTGCATCCTGTCCAAGATGTCCAAAAGTTCAGGGATGATTCAGGCCCAGCAGGACACGGCACATTAGGAGCACATTTTTGCACGTGTGGCTGGGCCCGATAATAAGCACTCTGTGAGAACAAAAATTACACTATCACTCCGCGTTCATGTGTTGATGTTAAAACATCTTTAGGTTCCTTCTCCTCAGTAAGATGGTGTCAGATTTGTCTACAGGCGTTGTCAAATATACATGTTACTCTACCAACTCACAAAAATGGCTGACAGTTTTTAGTGAGCTGGCTGAAACATCCGAATATGTGTCTCTCCATTTTTCAGCATTTGCAAAAGATGCTGAGAGAAATGTTTCCTCTTGGACCTCAGCAAGCAAACAGTAACATAGTTGGTACTCGGAGTCGTTTCCCGAAACTGACTCCTGAGCATATTCATTTCTTACTGTTAGACAACCGTTCACAGCTGGCACGCAGCCACAAAAGCTATTGTGGGAACTTTAGCTCTCCTTTGAGtttagaaaacatttaaaaaatgcttCTCTGTTAAGCATGAAAATGGATATGACTTTCATGGTCTCtgtccaaataaaaaaatatcccacAAAAGAACCTGTCACACAGCCAGATGCAGGAAAGAAATAGTTGGTTTTCTTAACAGATAATGAAAGGAGGAAAAGCCCCTGTAAACCTTCTCAGTGCATCCTGGGTGATGTTTTTCATTATCAGCTGTTTACTCATGAGAACAACCCAAAGTGTTTTTTCAAAGACAGAATCTGACATTTCTCACTGTCTCACTTCAGTATAGGATGTTTTTGCAACCCAAATTAAGACTCAAGTCAGTTTATGGAAATCTCAATAAAGTAACAAACCCTGTGATTGCTGTAGGAGAGTCTagtgaacctgaaaaaaataaGACATCACACAACATGTGCAATGAAGGGTGAAGCATCTGGGAAATGGATCAGATCATTTCCAGCTCtccgtgtttaaaaaaaaaaaaaaaaaaaaatcaagagtcAGTTATTAAGATAgagagaccaaaaaaaaaaaaaaaagaccacttCTGATTAGAAAATTGTCTCAATGCTCTTGCCAAAGGCTGGAGGTCTCAGCCTTCCTCGCAGGTTTACGTTGGTAGCAGCATGCTGGCATCCTCAGGTTCCTTAAACGTCCCATCAAATGGGTAAATGTCATGTTAATTATTCCATCATTTTGTGTGCTCTTTTGCTGTGTAGTGATAAGTTCTATGAGACTTTGGGTCAAGCacatagtaaaaaaaagaaaaaagaaacaaaaaaaaacatttgcggTTTTGCTGGGCTTCCCAGCGTGATTTTGAAGTCTTCACTTGCTTGTTCAAAGACACAAGTGAACTTCATGTCAATGCATTTAGTCCAAATTGTGCACTTGTCCAACAATAAGTTTAATGGTTTTAcctctttttaatttattaaacattcttttttttttatagcatcGCTGAATGATAAAATACACACTACGATTTTAGTAGAATATTGTGTCATAAACTGGGGGAGATATCATAGTGTACAGCTAAGGTGGAGCCCAAAGCACAAATGCCACATAATTTCACTGTTTATTAGTGTTGTGTTTTGTCTTTGCACACACTTCACCATCATTTACAGGTGCTCAGCAGtgcctattttatttttttaagtaaaaatatttaactatattttatttaaaatcccatataattaaagaaaagttgttatttttcttatatgccttttcaaaacattgtgcactttggcatttgtttttaaacccatctttgtataatttgACAAATTGTATATCCACATGACATTTGCTGGCTGATAATGCAACTTAGACAAAGTTTGTTTTAGCTGTTATAGAATATTGTCCCAAAGTCTGTCAATCACAGAGGCAGCTATTACTGGCAGTGACGAGTCTGAATTTACACAATCCACATGTCTGCAGATCTGCACTCACTGTTCCTGCAATGTTTTTCATTATTCACATGACTGCATGTGTCCGTgacttttgggggggggggttggaagaatacatttaaatgaatattttgcaTTACCCATATCACTCCTAGTTATTTTATGAGTCATTTTTAACTATTTTGGTAACATTTACTTGATAGGTGCCATGTGTGTGATCAGTACTGGTCTTCCCAGTTCTCGACCTGTGCAGCGACCTTTGCAACCACAGCTCAAGCTGTGGATCTCTGATCCATGACATGGCGCCAGGCCTGTGCTGGAGGGAGTGTTTGCTCCACTTGTTTTGGAATGGAAATGAGGGAGGGAAAAATATTTTAAAGGTAAAATCTATAAATGCTTTCCAGTGTTAAATGCTGTTGTCCTCAGAAATATATTTGAAAAGATTTGGAAAAATGAAGGAATGAATTTTATAGAAAGTATTATCTCGCCCAACATTTTAATTTGGGGtgattcttttatttgaatACCTTCAAAACAAAGCAATACTTATGTAAACATGTTTTTGTATTAAACATGAAAGATTTATTTACAAcaaaatgtgtgcgtgtgtgtcatTTTTCTGAAACATGTGAACAAACTACactgaaaagcagattttatgcAGGAGCAGCCcaaaactacgacggagtattagggccaaactaagacaaaaaataaaaaataaagtcataatatgagaataaagtcataatattacgagaataaagtcgtaatattaaatatattataaatatataaatagaacttcacaagatgctcaatattcctcattttaacacaaggAGAAGATGGTCTTTCTgttagttctcataaattatattctcataatattacaactttattctcataatattacaactttattctcataaattacgactttattctcgtaatattacgactttattcttgtaatattacaattttattctcgtaacattacgactttattctcgtaatattacgactttatgactattctcgtaatgttacgactttattctcatattatgcctttattctcgtaatttccaaaaaaatgtttttgttttagtttggccctaatactccgtcgtagaaaacAACTAGTTATAATTTGCATATTCCTACCAAATTGGTAGTTTGAAAGACTGAGTAACTGCCATacctaaaaaaaatgttttatctaTCAGTCAATCAGAGCAGATTGACCTTTTCAGGGAGTAGGTCTTTAAAGATACAGGAACCAAAACGGTGTATTTTTGGACAAAAGGTGACATGAGGGTTTCCCGCAATTATTTGTATGAggaaagagttttttttttttttttttaaggcaataaaataattaaaccttctacgttcacactgcagtccttaatgctcaattccgattttttcctatatccgatttttttgtgtggctgttcacactatcttttaaaatgtgtcctatatccgactcgagtgtgaacgcatcgcggccctgaactgacccgcatgcgcagaggcgtgGGATGATgactgatggatttgcatccaactttcagtcaggtgcctatgaactgccaattatccatcaagctccacaattatcatgttaacattaaatcagatagatttggcaaggacgtttctcttgcatctctatcattatgcgggcatgaattctcagagttttgcgggagcggatgaaaacactgcgggcgcgggcgggagtggaacacacacgttgcgggtgcgggcgttaatggtcagaaatgcagcgggagcgggatgaagaaaacagtcccgctatagcagggctctagctccgctccccggagtgtcagctctgctctccggcgttcagctgggtttatcacctaacacacggtccagctcgttgtaaaacgggcaggttatgcgaccacgaccgcttcactgatttgaatccttagcttctttatttagtaatatgcttaaattcagccgGTTGTCTTGTCTGATCTGAGGTTGTAGGCGAAAAAGAGGTGAGCGGTGGGGAGGTGAGGAGTAGAGgcggaggaggggaggaggagaggcggaggccGCCGTCCGGAGCgacccccgccgtctcccgtgtctctccccgcggctcggggctctgcgtgtgacgtcaaagtcgcattaattccgacctgcctgttcacactgaggtcgcattgcaaaacatcagacctgtatccgatttagaaccacatatggaagcgacctgaatctgatttgaaaagatcagattccatgtgacttgtgctgttcacactgtcataaacaaatcggatctgagtcacatatgagcaaaaaatcggatttgggtcacttgggaactgcagtgtgaacgtagcctattAGGCCCCAAAATATAATCATGAATCTGTGAGTGAGAGGGTAATGTGTTCTTTAACAAAGACCGACTGCAGCATGAGTGTATCTCCACTATAGGCCCGATAAATGTAAGAACAAAGTCAATAACTTACAATAAAAGATGAAAGTTTAATATCAAAGGattttttattaaacataaattccTCAGAGGTTGACATTTGAAGATTTTGTAGATGGGGATGAATTCCCAGTATTAGGATTCTGCCTTTTCACAACGCTTGGGTTTATTAAAGACATTTTGCAACCAGAACATCAGTTTAACTAAATCTCAACCATTCCAATATCTCTTTCCAATTTCCCATCAGAAGAACTGATTCAACTGTAAATAGAAATAGGCTCAGTTTAAAAACGACCCAGTCCTGTTAGGTTTAGCTCGTCTACTGTGATGGGAAGTCTCAGTGCAGTGGCTGCAAATAAACAACATGATCTGTGAATCCAAAATAGAGATGCTGTAAAAATCCCCACAGTAAATATAGGCCAGGCTGGCACACACAGTAGTCACATCTCAGGTTGTGTCACAAGTCAGGAATGCCAGCTCAGGCAGCTGATGCGCATGCCCCACGAGCACAACACATTCCTGAACACCTGTCCTTCACGCCCCGCCTCACAGAACAGGAGCTGAACGGGTAGCGTCACAAATCTTCAGGGACTTCCAGTTCGTGCCTTCATTTGCATGACCGGGACATATGGCCAGATGTAGGGACTCACTGAAAGTCCCAGCACAGAAGCAGTGCAGGGGTGTCATGGTATCGGCTCCTAGAAAGCACATCAGACCCCCAGGGAAGCTGCAGTACACCCCGATTCGGATGAATTTTCTTCCTGCAAGCAGAGGCAGGACATGCTGAATGCCACCGTGCCAGGCGGTGTAGTCTCCATTAAAGTACTCTACACCCCAGGACTCTTTGCCCCGGCCCAGCCAGCACTGCTCCGCGCGGCCCTTGCGGGGGATGCTCGGGTAGGTGACCCCCAGCTCCCAGTACGTCTTTTCACTCACATCCACCTCCCAGTAGTGGCGACCCTCGCTAAAGCTTTGCTGGCTGACCACGTTTAACGTGTTGTCAAAGCGGGAGGCGGTATCTGGGACGTCCTGCCAGGTGTCTGTGTACGTGGCGGAGTCACCTTCGGGGGAGATGATCAGCTTGGGGTGTGCGGTGTCGGCGTCGAGGGCAATATCTGAAGCACCTGTGGTGAATAAAATGAGTCAGTGCTCATACACAGTACATGTTCTCCTCACAagttaccagaggtgtcaagtaacaaagtacaaatacttcgttaccttacttaagtagaaattttggttatctatacttcactggagtaattatttttcagacgactttttactttcatACAtctgttccctcagattcctgcaactaaacttggatgtacattccaataaaggttaggataaatgataacatgcctctgaagtttgacctttgcaccattacaatacttataggcaactagtcatcatatctcctgctctctgaaacacatgttaatgctcaatagtacacatatatggttctttaatatatttgcatcatactaagatacattcattttcaatggcttttgtccttaatggtgtcatggtttcccagtgtagttttttagttttactcactcccctgtttttccagatcctgccaccctaatcagccagagatccactcattcccttcacctgtgcttccccacccagctccacacctggtttccctcatcagcagttcccctcatataccggcccatttccaccttcttgtttgccagattgtcgtgtgcttttgctccgctttccagccttcctgatttctgtcctcttcctgcctgcctgcctgtaaccctgcaaccctgcatgactcccggttttttgatttttgcctgtccccttggacttgtttgcctgatctgcctgtctgcccggttttgacccctgcctgccttggacccgaataaagcctcttggactctgattctgcctggtgttgtgcatgtgggttctctgtcctgtctgagccgtgacaaatggcttttttcccccttacattacttttacttttatactttaagtgcttttgaaaccagtacttttatacttttacttgagtaaaaaacttgagttgatacttcaacttctacaggagtatttttaaactctagtatctatacttctacctgagtaatgaatgtgaatacctttgacacctctgcaagtTACCAACCATGACAAACAAACTTCCTGCGTCCTGAGCTCATTCCCAGAATCTACCTGTGTTTTTGCGTGAACTCACAGCTCTGGAACAGCTTCTTGGTCACAGGGACCTGGGCTCTGATGAAGAGCAGCAGATTGATGGTAATACTCAGCAGCTGGTCATTCTTGAAATCATCCGTCCGAATCAGATCAGGGTCGGTCAGTTTAAATGCCTCGGACATCCTGATGTAGAGAGATGGGATGAGTTAAAtatgtaaagtttatttatttagcactttTCTCAGGTTTAAAGCCACAAAGTGCTTCACGAGCCACACATAAAAAGATAAGACACAGGCATAAAACAGAGGAAGCATAAAAAAACGTTAAACATGaaccacaacaaaaaaagaacatacAAGACCGACTACCAGCCCAATTCTAATCAAAAGCCTTGGCGGTTAAggacttttttgtttaaataggTAAAAAGGCTATTTCAATAGTCTACACAAGCcattccattcattcattcatttgtttatttggaaAGGGACAGACACAGAAAACATAGACAGACATAAATGGCTATCTGATGCCTGTATCATAGTGTTTATAGCgaatgctaatttgcaacactcgTCCCTAACAGGGCTCACATCACAATTAAAAGAAAGGAGTTAGAAAATACACATACTTGACATGCCcttacaaacattaaaaacatacacaatacaaacattaaaaacatacaaaattacacACATAAAAAGAACTAGCTTTACTTGTCTAGGCCTATCTGCACACACATCTGTACTGCTATAATTATTTCAGCATATAGCGTAACTATCCTACCTATATGCTGAAGctgaaataaaagcatgaacaaATGGCATTCCAAAAACAAATCCAAAATAACACCAACGTCTACAAGGTTTGACTGGACAGACAAGCCTAATGCAACGAAGTGATGCTTTATTTCAGAGATTCGGCTTTCAGGGGCGATACTTAGGGATTTTATGCTTTCTCTGCATTTAGTTTCAAATAGCACACAGCCAGTGTTTGATACAGGTCAAACACTTCATCAAAGATGAAAACTGATCAATTTCTGAAGGTTGAAAAGAACAGTAACGCTGTATGTTATCAGcatataaaatgataagaaatatCAGGATATTGCCTAATTATCATCCCCAGAGGAGGAACATATAAGCCTGAGAACTGAACCTTGAGATCCCCCACATAACAGGCTTGTGCATTCTATGATCTGGTTCGCTAAGATGCTAAAACCTCTGCCAGAAAGCTATGACTGAAACGAGTCTAAAGACAGGCCGGATAGACCAACCATATTACACAGCCTGTTAATCAAAATATTATGATGGACTGTGTCAAAAGCAGATGTTAAATCCAGAAAAACAGCAAAGCAAACTCCCCTAGAATCAGCTGGCATCATCATGTCACTAGAGACTTTAAAACTGTGTCTTTGGAACGCTGCTTAcggaaaccagactgaaacCTGTCCAAAGAGTTAAGTTGCTCTGCCACGAGTTTCTCTAAAATGATTGACACAAATGGGAGTTTTGAAATAGGCTTGTAATTCTGAGCTTTTTCAGTAGCAACTACAGCCCGCTTTGGGAAGCTCAGGACCACACCTGTTAAAAGTGATGTGTTGTATATCTGTACAATATAAGGGCCAGTtgagtcaaaaacagttttaaacaGCACAGGTGGAATGACATTGTTtggacaagtgtgtgtgtgtgtgtgtgtgtgtgtgcgtgcgtgcgtgcgtgcgtgcgtgtgtgtgtgtgtgtgtgcgtgcgtgcgtgcgtgtgtgtgtgtgtgtgtgtgtgtgtgtgtgtgtgtgtgtgtgtgtgtctcaagCAGAGTTGAGATATTATGTGAAATGAATAAGTGAAATATAATTCAACGAGGCcaatagtttagtttagtttaattggTTGATTGTTTAGTTGATAGTAGCACTTTTTAAATTGAAGATTTATGTAAGTCCTTTTGATTGATAAGGAAATGTTACACCTATTTTCGGTAAGTAAAAGCTGACTATTAGCGGTAAATAAAGCTGCGGCAGATTCCGGAGATTATTCCTCTGGTATTTATTTCTCAATTGTCAAGTCAGAAAAAGAAAGCAACTTTGTTATGTTTGGCAGCCAGTCTGTTGCAACATCAAAGATATCTGTTCTGATATTCATTATGATGTAACtcacaaaaaatgtttttcctcaaGCTGTTATTTCCGGGGTcataccttttttctttttctgcatttTGCTGAAAACAAATTTGAGCATAAAATTAGAGATTTCCCAACATACTGTAGAGGCTATTGAATTCTAATGATATTCTCTGCGTCTACTACCTTGACGTCAGCCTCCTGTGTTTTGACCTCAGCCAGTTCCTGGCTCAGTTCCTGGTCCAGTTCCTGGTCCAGTTCCTGGGTGAGGTGGTAGCAGTCCTCTATCTTCTGCTCCAGCAGCTTCTCCGTGGCCTCCTGCTCCGTGTCCAGCTGGGTCAGTGTGATCCGCATGTCCTCGTTCAGCACCCGCTTCATGTCCTCATACTTCTTCTTTATCTTCTCCTTCAGTGCGTCTGCCTTTTTCTAAAGTGGAATGTCAGATTGTTTGTTACAACGTACAGGTTGATTAACAGGGACGGGTTGTGATTAGCAAACAATAGGCTCTTTATTCTCTTTCAGGGATGGATAGAGCTGTGCTTTAAAACGTAAAAAAGTACTGTAAATGTGTGAGACGCTTTGGACGTTGTTAGAGGAATACTTTTACATATTTTTAGATTATGGTGACCTGCTGTACATGGATGACTCAGCTCAATGTTTGAGTAAGATTGACTCTGTGTACCATGCTGTTCTAAGGTTCATTACTGGTTGTAGGGCCTTGACCCATCACTGTGAACTATATTCCCGAGTCGGAAGGCCGTCACTGTCCACCAGGAGGTTGTGTCACTGGAATACCTTTATATACAAAGCAATACTTGGACTACTGCCACCCTACATCAGTGACCTAATTACACTGAGGAATGTTGATTGTTATGGACTACGCTCTAATGATCATTTATTGCTTTCTGTTCCATGTGTGCGCACAGAGCAAGGAAAAAGAGCATTCACATACTCTGCCCCTTATACATGGAACAAACTTCAAAAGGATCTAAAAATAACAGAACTTATTCCACTGATTGATTTTAAGTCTAGAATGAGTGCACTTGAGACAGCACCTCtgatttgtaactgttttaaattatttccattttttgtttcatttgattttatttgattttaatattttacatcACACCTCTGTAAACTTTAATATCTGAAATCTTGTGCTGCCTCTTGGCCAGGAcacccttgcaaaagagatttttaatctcaatgggtttcttttcctggttaaataaaggttaaaaaaaaaaaaaaaaaaaaatccagctactgaaaaataataaacatcTCGATGCTGTAATAATAATCAGCCCCGACATGCTTTTGTGTGATAAAAAAATGAAGATTAAAAGTAATTTGGgtgtttttttctgctataaattgGCTTAATATTTTGTACGTCAAGTCTGTTTGGAACAACAACATATGACTAGGGAACAGCCCACAGTGTGTAACAAACAATAAACCAATATATTTTCATGTACTTTGTGAGTAAAAGTGAACACAAAAGTGGTCATTACAAaggcaaaaaataaatcataaagtAAGATAAACAGAAGTGCATTTATAGTTAGTGGCTTGTTTAACCTTGAGTTGACAGCAGCACAAGGACACATGCTCCACCTGAAATATAGTGGAACCAAGATGAGTTGCTGAGGAGCTGAAAACAGACAATGCATGAACCTGCAGGGGCATTCCTCTCAGGTCACTGTGATTTAAGCATGACAGCATAACTCGGGACACGGACAGAGAACCTTACGGGAGAACAAAGGCTGATATTTGTTGATCCAGTGAAGCCaaaaatgaactttttt is a window from the Cololabis saira isolate AMF1-May2022 chromosome 19, fColSai1.1, whole genome shotgun sequence genome containing:
- the si:ch211-28p3.4 gene encoding E3 ubiquitin-protein ligase TRIM39 — translated: MNGDFDGRTMKDEARLKRQQHLKKQRNAITYRIKKLAAKQVEITKKADALKEKIKKKYEDMKRVLNEDMRITLTQLDTEQEATEKLLEQKIEDCYHLTQELDQELDQELSQELAEVKTQEADVKFQQNAEKEKRMSEAFKLTDPDLIRTDDFKNDQLLSITINLLLFIRAQVPVTKKLFQSCASDIALDADTAHPKLIISPEGDSATYTDTWQDVPDTASRFDNTLNVVSQQSFSEGRHYWEVDVSEKTYWELGVTYPSIPRKGRAEQCWLGRGKESWGVEYFNGDYTAWHGGIQHVLPLLAGRKFIRIGVYCSFPGGLMCFLGADTMTPLHCFCAGTFSESLHLAICPGHANEGTNWKSLKICDATRSAPVL